The proteins below come from a single Aegilops tauschii subsp. strangulata cultivar AL8/78 chromosome 6, Aet v6.0, whole genome shotgun sequence genomic window:
- the LOC141026118 gene encoding uncharacterized protein: MLEKEKLATTGNNYADWVRNLRIVLRSAKKLCVLETALPAKPAADAPEDEQNFWATKDDDHNLVQCLMLACMSPGLQKRFEFHKARDMIRELDALYKETAKSERFDIMKALMECKMAEGSSVGEHVVKMIGYSERLKALEFPLPPGHMMDMLLSSLPPSYDGFVMNYNMTGMEKTPEEVLAMLKTTEGGLRKNRKQVLLVNKTASFKKKKGKPKKGKGTGHWKRNCKKYLEDKKTGKTGKGTSEGAQASKE, translated from the exons ATGTTAGAGAAAGAGAAGTTAGCTACGACTGGAAACAACTATGCGGACTGGGTTCGTaacctgaggattgtcctcaggaGCGCTAAGAAATTGTGCGTGCTTGAAACTGCTCTTCCAGCTAAACCAGCGGCAGATGCACCGGAAGATGAACAAAATTTCTGGGCCACTAAGGATGATGATCACAACTTAGTGCAGTGCCTCATGCTAGCTTGCATGAGTCCAgggcttcaaaaacgttttgaattccATAAAGCCCGTGATATGATCCGGGAATTGGATGCTCTGTACAAGGAAACCGCAAAGTCTGAACGATTTGATATCATGAAGGCTTTGATGGAATGCAAGATGGCTGAGGGTAGTTCAGTTGGCGAACACGTGGTCAAAATGATTGGCTATTCTGAAAGGCTTAAAGCCCTAGAATTTCCACTTCCACCTGGCCATATGATGGACATGTTGCTTTCTTCACTCCCCCCGTCTTACGACGGTTTTGTCATGAACTACAACATGACAGGGATGGAGAAGACACCGGAAGAGGTGCTCGCCATGCTGAAAACTACAGAAGGAGGACTGCGGAAAAATCGCAAGCAAGTGTTGCTTGTGAATAAAACCGCCAGTTTCAAAAAGAAGAAAGGCAAgccaaagaagggcaagggcaccg GACACTGGAAGAGAAACTGCAAGAAGTATTTGGAAGATAAGAAGACCGGGAAAACCGGAAAAG GGACTTCAGAAGGTGCGCAAGCTAGCAAAGAATGA